The following proteins are encoded in a genomic region of Natrinema sp. DC36:
- a CDS encoding SLC13 family permease, giving the protein MVVVFGIIGLALVLFVTELLPVDVTAILIMVLLMVLGADGVVNFTEISTEEGTSGFSNSATITVLAMLILSSGISQTGVVQILGRKMSAFAGDDLNKQLLATIGVSGPISGFINNTPVVAILVPVISDIAHKGKTSPSKLLIPLSYASMFGGMLTLIGTSTNILASDVSERLLGQPFSMFEFTKLGIIVLLVGSIYLLTVGHRLLPERVPVEEDYVQEYAIEEYLTEVVVDEESPLIGTTVADAIDHVEFDADILQVVRDDEEFIEPIGQKTLRPGDLLRLRADRPTVQQLVDRGTLTLAGSPETADDLEPETVPDRTLVEIVVPRGSFLVGESLESSTFRQRYDATVLAFRSRGETVRSDMDERRIRVGDTLLVQAAPDSIDRLSQNDDFIVAHEPEEPDYRTEKIPHAAAIMAGVVGFVAMPWESVGTSLAGATGVGAFEGLAAFSLPILVTALAGVVAMVATGVLKPTEIYDAVEWDVIFLLAGIIPLGIALEQTGGADLLGTLVASTGAYLPAIGVLWVFYLATGLITGVISNNASVVLMLPVAVETATQIGANPFAFVLAVTFAASTAFLTPVGYQTNLFVYGPGGYKFMDFVRVGAPLQLLLSVVTVFGIAFFWGLT; this is encoded by the coding sequence ATGGTGGTCGTCTTCGGGATCATCGGTCTCGCGCTCGTGTTGTTCGTCACTGAACTGCTCCCGGTCGACGTGACCGCCATCCTGATTATGGTGTTGCTGATGGTGCTGGGAGCCGACGGCGTCGTGAACTTCACCGAAATATCGACGGAAGAGGGGACGTCGGGCTTTTCGAACTCGGCGACGATCACCGTTCTGGCGATGCTCATTCTCAGTTCGGGGATCAGTCAGACGGGGGTCGTCCAGATACTCGGGCGGAAGATGTCCGCGTTCGCGGGCGACGACCTCAATAAACAACTGCTCGCGACGATCGGCGTCAGCGGCCCGATCTCCGGCTTCATTAACAACACGCCGGTCGTCGCCATCCTCGTTCCCGTCATCTCCGACATCGCTCACAAGGGAAAGACGTCGCCCTCGAAGCTCCTGATTCCGCTGTCGTACGCATCGATGTTCGGCGGGATGCTCACGCTCATCGGTACCTCGACGAACATCCTCGCGAGCGACGTTTCCGAACGGCTGCTCGGACAGCCGTTCTCGATGTTCGAGTTCACCAAACTCGGGATTATCGTCCTGCTCGTCGGTAGCATCTATCTCCTCACCGTCGGCCACCGACTGTTGCCCGAGCGCGTCCCCGTCGAGGAGGACTACGTCCAGGAATACGCCATCGAGGAATACCTGACCGAAGTCGTCGTCGACGAGGAGTCGCCCCTGATCGGCACGACCGTCGCCGACGCCATCGACCACGTCGAGTTCGACGCGGACATCCTGCAGGTCGTCCGCGACGACGAGGAGTTTATCGAACCGATCGGTCAGAAGACGCTCCGTCCGGGCGATCTACTCCGGCTACGGGCCGACCGACCGACCGTTCAGCAACTCGTCGATCGGGGGACGCTGACGCTCGCCGGCAGCCCCGAGACCGCCGACGACTTAGAGCCCGAGACGGTCCCCGACCGGACCCTCGTCGAGATCGTCGTTCCGCGGGGCTCGTTCCTCGTCGGCGAATCGCTCGAGAGCTCGACGTTTCGCCAACGCTACGACGCGACCGTGTTGGCCTTCCGCAGCCGGGGCGAGACGGTGCGGAGCGACATGGACGAGCGCCGGATCCGCGTGGGCGACACGCTATTGGTTCAGGCGGCCCCGGACAGCATCGATCGACTGTCACAGAACGACGACTTCATCGTCGCACACGAACCCGAGGAACCCGATTACCGGACCGAGAAGATTCCCCACGCGGCGGCGATTATGGCGGGCGTCGTCGGCTTCGTCGCCATGCCGTGGGAGTCAGTCGGTACTTCCCTCGCTGGCGCGACCGGTGTCGGCGCGTTCGAGGGGCTCGCCGCCTTTTCCTTGCCGATCCTCGTAACCGCGCTCGCGGGGGTCGTCGCGATGGTCGCGACGGGAGTCCTCAAACCGACCGAGATCTACGACGCCGTCGAGTGGGACGTGATCTTCCTGCTGGCCGGGATCATCCCGCTCGGGATCGCTCTGGAGCAGACCGGCGGGGCGGATCTTCTGGGCACCCTCGTCGCCTCGACCGGTGCCTACCTCCCGGCCATCGGCGTGTTGTGGGTGTTCTATCTCGCGACGGGGCTCATCACGGGCGTTATCTCCAACAACGCGAGCGTCGTGTTGATGCTCCCGGTGGCCGTCGAGACCGCGACCCAGATCGGCGCGAACCCGTTCGCGTTCGTGCTCGCGGTGACGTTTGCGGCCTCGACCGCGTTCCTCACGCCCGTCGGGTACCAGACGAACCTCTTCGTCTACGGGCCGGGCGGCTACAAGTTCATGGACTTCGTCCGGGTCGGCGCACCGCTTCAGTTGTTACTCTCCGTCGTGACCGTCTTCGGAATTGCGTTCTTCTGGGGCCTTACGTAG
- a CDS encoding DUF5518 domain-containing protein, with amino-acid sequence MVRSRTIVNAGIGAIIGVVLGFIPFSPVLGGAVAGFLEGPDERAGAVAGALAGAIAFLPIAGIGFLLFGFLSLGLAGGVPVEGVALFALVILGVGAVVLLYTVGLSLLGGYLGAYLAREYPDSHRRTRETVEFETDSADDSRASGSTSTRDREFGRESDSALEGGDSSGRRNDRYADGDRNRGSEREPK; translated from the coding sequence ATGGTTCGGAGCCGAACGATCGTCAACGCGGGCATCGGCGCTATCATCGGCGTCGTCCTCGGTTTTATCCCGTTCTCGCCGGTCCTTGGCGGCGCTGTGGCGGGATTTCTCGAGGGACCGGACGAACGAGCGGGAGCGGTCGCGGGCGCGCTAGCCGGAGCGATCGCGTTCCTCCCCATCGCGGGGATCGGGTTCCTCCTCTTTGGCTTTCTGAGCCTCGGACTCGCCGGTGGCGTCCCCGTCGAAGGGGTCGCCCTGTTCGCGCTCGTGATCCTCGGCGTCGGCGCCGTCGTCCTCCTCTACACCGTCGGGCTGTCCCTGCTCGGTGGCTATCTGGGGGCGTACCTCGCGCGGGAGTATCCGGACAGCCACCGCCGAACCCGGGAAACGGTCGAATTCGAGACTGATTCGGCGGACGATTCCCGCGCGTCCGGTTCGACATCGACTCGAGACCGCGAGTTCGGCCGCGAATCCGACTCCGCGCTCGAGGGTGGCGACTCGAGCGGACGCCGGAACGATCGATACGCGGACGGAGATCGCAACCGTGGCTCCGAGCGAGAGCCGAAATAA
- a CDS encoding ABC transporter ATP-binding protein, whose translation MTRLSLEDLSKVYGADDTGTVALEGVDLTIRDGEFFTLVGPSGCGKTTTLRTIAGFEKPTEGAVRFDGREMAGVPPERRGVGVVFQSYALFPHMSVAENIGYGLQFREPPDGLSVDERVADLLESVDLEGMGDRSPDQLSGGQQQRVALARALAPAPDLLVLDEPMSALDAQLRESLRRQIKRIQSALEITTVYVTHDQAEALAISDRLAVMNGGRVEQVGRPQEIYREPATRFVAEFVGDNNVFDGEVRSREGEYARVEVDGERFTLPASDGTDRLAFCVRPGALSQSVERNQLTVSVETSEFLGETVRVNGRWNGARIVLRLPAVPERDELTVGFDPDDAHVVVSD comes from the coding sequence ATGACCCGGCTCAGCCTCGAGGACCTATCGAAAGTCTACGGTGCGGACGACACCGGAACGGTCGCGCTCGAGGGCGTGGATCTGACGATCCGCGACGGGGAGTTCTTCACCCTCGTCGGTCCCTCCGGGTGCGGAAAGACGACCACGCTGCGAACGATTGCCGGATTCGAAAAGCCGACCGAGGGAGCCGTCCGCTTCGACGGGCGCGAGATGGCCGGCGTCCCACCCGAGCGTCGGGGCGTCGGGGTCGTCTTCCAGAGCTACGCGCTGTTTCCGCACATGAGCGTCGCCGAGAATATCGGCTACGGCCTCCAGTTTCGTGAGCCGCCGGACGGGCTGTCGGTCGACGAACGCGTCGCCGACCTGCTCGAGTCGGTCGACCTCGAGGGGATGGGCGACCGAAGCCCCGACCAGCTGTCCGGCGGCCAGCAACAGCGGGTGGCGCTGGCTCGAGCGCTCGCGCCGGCTCCGGACCTGCTCGTGCTCGACGAGCCGATGAGCGCGCTCGACGCGCAGCTTCGAGAATCGCTGCGCAGGCAGATCAAACGGATTCAGTCCGCCCTCGAGATCACGACCGTCTACGTCACCCACGATCAGGCGGAGGCGCTGGCGATTTCGGATCGGCTCGCGGTCATGAACGGCGGCCGCGTCGAGCAGGTCGGCCGTCCGCAGGAGATCTATCGCGAGCCCGCGACGCGGTTCGTCGCGGAGTTCGTCGGCGACAACAACGTCTTCGACGGCGAGGTTCGGAGCCGCGAGGGCGAGTACGCGCGGGTCGAAGTCGATGGCGAACGGTTCACGCTGCCCGCGTCCGACGGAACCGATCGGCTCGCCTTCTGCGTGCGGCCGGGTGCGCTCTCACAGTCCGTGGAACGCAATCAGCTGACGGTGAGCGTCGAGACCAGCGAATTTCTCGGCGAAACCGTCCGCGTCAACGGTCGATGGAACGGTGCGCGGATCGTCCTCCGGCTCCCCGCGGTTCCCGAACGGGACGAACTAACGGTCGGATTCGACCCCGACGACGCACACGTCGTCGTTTCGGACTGA
- a CDS encoding thiamine ABC transporter substrate-binding protein has protein sequence MKRRAFVGAVGGSAVAGIAGCLTRNGNDEGDDSDGILRIATYESMVDGENPAGTWLKEAFEEEYPDTTLEWTVPNNAINDYIDRERQNAEIDVDVYLGVNIDDLVQVDDNLEEGGLFQELDVDRIDNAERIRDGLDMGDPHDRVLAYDTGYICLVYDETVVDEPQTLDDLTEPAYEDALLAQNAQRSDPGKAFLLWTIDAYGEDDYLDYWRDLEDNGVRILDDWSESYSGAYMNGERPMVVSYSTDQVFAADAGNDMSRHQIAFPNDQGYANPEGMGIFEGAAELDLAYEFLDFALSSEAQAVIAQRNVQFPAVESEHVDLDEEFDRYAHVPPEAVTIGYDALRGNLDGWVEEWAREFASQ, from the coding sequence ATGAAGCGACGAGCGTTCGTCGGTGCAGTCGGTGGGAGTGCCGTCGCGGGCATCGCCGGCTGTTTGACGCGCAACGGGAACGACGAGGGGGACGATAGCGACGGGATCCTTCGAATCGCGACCTACGAGTCGATGGTCGACGGCGAGAACCCGGCCGGGACGTGGCTCAAGGAAGCGTTTGAAGAAGAATATCCCGACACCACGCTGGAGTGGACCGTTCCGAACAACGCAATCAATGACTACATCGATCGCGAACGGCAGAACGCCGAGATCGATGTCGACGTCTACCTCGGGGTGAATATCGACGACCTCGTCCAAGTCGACGACAACCTCGAGGAGGGCGGTCTCTTCCAAGAACTCGACGTCGACCGGATCGACAACGCCGAGCGGATCCGCGACGGACTCGACATGGGCGACCCCCACGACCGAGTGCTCGCTTACGATACGGGGTACATCTGTCTGGTCTACGACGAAACCGTCGTCGACGAACCCCAGACGCTCGATGATCTGACCGAACCGGCCTACGAGGACGCGCTGCTCGCCCAGAACGCCCAGCGTTCCGATCCGGGTAAGGCGTTCCTGCTGTGGACGATCGACGCCTACGGCGAGGACGACTATCTCGACTACTGGCGCGACCTCGAGGACAACGGCGTTCGCATTCTCGATGACTGGAGCGAATCCTATTCCGGCGCGTACATGAACGGAGAACGGCCGATGGTCGTCTCCTACTCGACCGATCAGGTGTTCGCCGCCGACGCGGGCAACGACATGAGTCGGCACCAGATCGCGTTCCCGAACGATCAGGGGTACGCCAACCCCGAGGGGATGGGGATCTTCGAGGGAGCCGCCGAACTCGATCTCGCCTACGAGTTCCTCGATTTCGCCCTCTCGAGCGAGGCCCAGGCGGTCATCGCCCAGCGCAACGTGCAGTTCCCGGCCGTCGAATCGGAGCACGTCGACCTCGACGAGGAGTTCGACCGGTACGCACACGTGCCGCCGGAGGCGGTGACGATCGGCTACGACGCCCTCCGGGGCAACCTCGACGGCTGGGTCGAAGAGTGGGCGCGCGAATTCGCCAGTCAGTAG
- a CDS encoding carboxypeptidase regulatory-like domain-containing protein, with product MRVTRQLRIDLERREIAVGTEITVRVRDNRRHAVEGAVVSTDTKSVRTDERGLCRLQLDSPGFWKLTAAKSPSERVAYKPASSLVRVVPNAAALRPYRPTSYR from the coding sequence ATGAGAGTCACTCGACAGCTCCGGATCGACCTCGAGCGGAGAGAGATAGCGGTCGGGACCGAGATTACGGTCCGCGTGCGCGATAATCGACGACACGCCGTCGAGGGAGCCGTCGTTTCGACCGACACGAAATCGGTGCGGACCGACGAGCGGGGCCTGTGTCGACTGCAGCTCGACTCGCCCGGGTTCTGGAAGCTCACCGCGGCGAAATCGCCGAGCGAGCGCGTGGCGTACAAGCCAGCCTCGTCGCTCGTTCGAGTGGTGCCGAACGCGGCCGCACTCCGTCCGTATCGCCCCACGAGCTATCGGTGA
- a CDS encoding iron ABC transporter permease translates to MSRSGGSSRFGRRWHRPVAARRWLERRALALTALATALILAVMLYLPVAVVFVNAIFDDGVATLAFFRAVLTDPFYVGVLADVFAEPLAVGTHLESLVGWLAAVSISVSLEYPLPGVPLPVPWPSLELPAFRKGLFGFTAYQAALSTVASVALGLPAASVLANYEFRGRRTLRSLTILPFVLPGIMVAVGFYAMFGRAGTLNRLLAIGGLGPFPFIEWNPLAIVIVAHAFYNAPLVARVTVAAWESVDVRTVETARSLGASPRRAFRDVVVPQLLPAVLTGALLTFIFTFMTFPIVLALGGLQLATVEVWIYDRVRQLAYAEAATLAILETMLSLALTYAYLRYESAHSGLARAATAPSREPLFPDLRTALSPHRLAIVGYGLIAVVVFVGPMASLVAGSVTDGSGFTLRHYAFLLERQLEGADYQTLPWIAIRNSLLFGVATLVVAVPMGVVVSVVTVRAGRGGAIVDTLAMLPLAVSGVVFGIGLLQGLVFGIPLPGGWRFQVTGAVAIVAAHAVAAYPFVTRNVSPLLSNLDPAMIESARALGASRYRALRDIELPLVASGIVAGAAFAFAISIGEFSSTVILASGSQTYTMPVAVERYLGRRSGPAIAMGTVLLGVTAASFVVVDRVGGRFER, encoded by the coding sequence GTGTCCCGATCGGGAGGATCCAGCCGTTTCGGCCGACGCTGGCATCGACCAGTCGCCGCTCGCCGCTGGCTCGAGCGCCGCGCGCTCGCCCTGACGGCGCTCGCGACGGCTCTCATCCTTGCCGTCATGCTCTACCTGCCGGTCGCCGTCGTCTTCGTCAACGCCATCTTCGACGACGGCGTGGCGACGCTCGCGTTCTTCCGTGCGGTCCTCACCGACCCGTTCTACGTCGGGGTCCTCGCGGACGTCTTCGCGGAGCCGCTGGCAGTGGGAACGCACCTCGAGTCGCTCGTCGGCTGGCTCGCGGCCGTCTCGATTTCGGTCTCGCTCGAGTACCCGCTCCCCGGCGTTCCGCTGCCGGTACCGTGGCCGAGTCTCGAGTTACCGGCGTTTCGGAAAGGACTGTTTGGCTTTACGGCCTATCAGGCCGCGCTATCGACGGTTGCGAGCGTCGCGCTGGGACTGCCCGCCGCGTCCGTCCTCGCGAACTACGAGTTCCGGGGCCGACGAACGCTGCGATCGCTGACGATCCTGCCCTTCGTCCTGCCGGGGATCATGGTCGCCGTCGGCTTCTACGCGATGTTCGGGCGGGCGGGGACGCTCAACCGCCTCCTCGCGATCGGCGGACTCGGCCCGTTCCCGTTCATCGAGTGGAACCCGCTCGCCATCGTGATCGTCGCCCACGCGTTCTACAACGCGCCGCTGGTGGCCCGCGTTACCGTCGCCGCCTGGGAGTCCGTCGACGTCCGGACCGTCGAAACCGCCCGCAGTCTCGGAGCGAGTCCCCGCCGGGCGTTTCGCGACGTGGTCGTCCCACAGCTCCTGCCGGCCGTCCTCACCGGCGCGCTGTTGACCTTCATCTTCACGTTCATGACGTTCCCCATCGTCCTCGCGCTGGGCGGTCTCCAGCTCGCGACCGTCGAGGTCTGGATCTACGATCGGGTCCGGCAGCTCGCCTACGCCGAGGCCGCGACGCTCGCGATCCTCGAGACGATGCTCTCGCTCGCACTGACCTACGCCTATCTCCGATACGAGTCCGCCCACTCCGGGCTGGCTCGAGCGGCCACTGCACCGTCTCGAGAACCGCTCTTTCCGGATCTCCGGACGGCGCTCTCGCCCCACAGACTGGCGATCGTCGGCTACGGGCTCATCGCCGTCGTCGTCTTCGTCGGTCCGATGGCGAGCCTCGTCGCGGGGAGCGTTACCGACGGAAGCGGGTTCACGCTGCGTCACTACGCGTTCCTGCTCGAGCGCCAGCTCGAGGGGGCCGACTACCAGACGCTGCCGTGGATCGCGATCCGAAACTCGCTCCTGTTCGGGGTCGCGACGCTGGTCGTCGCCGTGCCGATGGGCGTGGTCGTCTCGGTGGTGACGGTCCGCGCGGGCCGGGGCGGGGCCATCGTCGACACGCTCGCGATGCTTCCCCTGGCGGTCAGCGGCGTCGTTTTCGGAATCGGCCTGCTGCAGGGACTCGTCTTCGGCATCCCGCTGCCCGGCGGCTGGCGATTTCAGGTGACGGGCGCGGTCGCGATCGTCGCCGCCCACGCCGTCGCGGCCTACCCCTTCGTCACGCGCAACGTTTCGCCGCTCCTGTCGAATCTCGATCCGGCGATGATCGAATCCGCTCGAGCGCTCGGAGCCTCCCGATATCGTGCGCTCCGGGACATCGAACTCCCGCTGGTGGCCAGTGGCATCGTCGCCGGTGCCGCCTTCGCCTTCGCCATCTCGATCGGCGAGTTCTCTTCGACGGTGATTTTGGCCAGCGGTAGTCAGACGTACACCATGCCCGTCGCCGTCGAGCGCTATCTCGGCCGTCGCTCCGGTCCCGCAATCGCCATGGGAACGGTGCTGTTGGGCGTCACGGCCGCGAGCTTCGTCGTCGTCGACCGCGTCGGCGGGAGGTTCGAGCGATGA
- a CDS encoding AI-2E family transporter encodes MTGISTQNARADRHRRYVLAGIVGSIGVVTGAILLEVLGTILFALTVAYVLMPVQRWLVRRGLTEWTGALAATLIGFVSAVAVFSPLVVALYFRLEQVVDLVASLPREFSVSIFGMTYAIEAGQIQASALDFLSGAATSFALALPVLGIKFALFVVLLFGLLLKGNEAGRAAIAPVPHDYRDIVYALARRARETLYAIYVLQLATSLATLAVAYPLFWALGYEAAMTLAIAAAVLQFVPIIGPSMLIVPITLYHVAVGDLVAATLIGILGLGLIAWLPDVAVRPRLARRSAGFSGSLYFVGFTGGLFTLGAIGVVVGPLIVAVFVEAVDLLADEVNSDATFTELIEDDPEEPPSDPGGTETTFEESSSRIAND; translated from the coding sequence GTGACAGGAATATCGACACAGAACGCACGCGCGGACAGACACCGTCGGTACGTCCTCGCGGGAATCGTCGGCTCGATCGGCGTCGTGACCGGCGCGATTTTGCTCGAGGTGCTCGGGACGATCCTCTTTGCGCTCACTGTGGCGTACGTCCTCATGCCAGTCCAGCGATGGCTCGTCAGGCGCGGGCTCACCGAGTGGACCGGCGCGCTCGCGGCGACCCTCATCGGCTTCGTGAGTGCAGTCGCCGTCTTCTCACCGCTGGTCGTCGCGCTCTACTTTCGGCTCGAGCAGGTCGTCGACCTCGTTGCGTCGCTGCCCCGGGAGTTTTCGGTCTCGATCTTCGGAATGACGTATGCGATCGAAGCGGGTCAGATACAGGCCTCCGCTCTCGACTTCCTCAGCGGGGCCGCGACCTCGTTCGCGCTCGCGCTGCCGGTGCTCGGGATAAAGTTCGCGCTGTTCGTTGTGCTTCTGTTCGGACTGCTACTCAAGGGCAATGAGGCGGGCCGGGCCGCCATCGCACCGGTTCCACACGACTATCGGGATATCGTCTACGCGCTCGCTCGACGAGCCCGCGAGACGCTGTACGCCATCTACGTCCTGCAGCTGGCGACATCGCTCGCGACGCTCGCCGTCGCATACCCGTTGTTCTGGGCGCTGGGCTACGAGGCGGCGATGACGCTGGCGATCGCCGCCGCGGTCTTGCAGTTCGTTCCGATCATCGGCCCGAGCATGCTCATCGTTCCGATCACGCTCTATCACGTCGCCGTCGGCGACCTCGTCGCGGCGACGCTGATCGGCATCCTCGGCCTCGGCCTCATCGCCTGGCTGCCCGACGTCGCCGTCCGTCCGCGACTCGCCAGACGGTCGGCCGGCTTTTCCGGAAGCCTCTACTTCGTCGGGTTCACCGGTGGGCTGTTCACTCTCGGCGCGATCGGCGTCGTCGTCGGCCCGCTGATCGTCGCCGTCTTCGTGGAAGCCGTCGACCTGCTCGCCGACGAGGTCAACAGCGACGCCACGTTCACCGAACTCATCGAAGACGACCCCGAGGAGCCGCCGAGCGACCCCGGCGGGACGGAGACGACATTCGAGGAGTCGAGTTCACGGATCGCCAACGACTGA
- a CDS encoding ATP-dependent DNA helicase has translation MTNWRTVFGHPQPYEPQVDGIETAIETGRDGGYSVIEGACGTGKTMIALTAGIDLVRDPDTDYERVLVLTSVKQQLRQFEDDLETINENLPADWDPISGLTLVGKADVCPYNRERAAGFDDGNVYDRCETLRDRTRDLTGEGGETTAGNLAARARSQQIGLADSGTQSKNTFLETAGEPTSYPPALPEYGDGGPVGAETEYCPFYAQYLEDLPDDEENGSAAEAVPYDFTDAGMVTPEELVARSVTHGTCPHSVMGAALGEVEVVIGNYYHAFDPRTVGSFTGALLDESTYVVCDEAHMLEPRVRDLVSEGVADSTLRDAETELSRVIQPIKFEREGRQAEGGSKTADADLVRAELNDSDVSYEELNRTLEFVRDLREELDRRVTAHLDRNHRGWQSDLNDLPDEEIPLRDPAVPADDELSEWAADAGYGDADWVRAESVGAVVARILNEAEDEDRTRAAPAVGRVLGEWYRRGHTDYFREIELERTWDDTEPADSWRRAYNARLALHNCVPSDAIGDRLAMFGGGILMSATLEPMDAFTEVTGLQYLAREEDRPVVERRYGLHFPAENRESFAVAAPKYTYDNRGSPGENNPTRRSYADAIAKVAQLSGNVLVGMPSYAEAEWAAGTLEDRVEKPILLDAASDDETTQSLKDEFFAGDGKVLVTSLRGTLTEGVDYSGDRLAAAVVCGVPIVNTSSPRTKAVRRAYDDEFGDGFTYALTIPAVRKARQAIGRVIRSPDDVGVRVLLDERYARDSWDSVRPYLPDTDEFQPVSPDMLDVGLERFRSRLASQ, from the coding sequence ATGACGAACTGGCGGACGGTGTTCGGCCACCCCCAACCCTACGAGCCCCAGGTCGACGGTATCGAGACGGCCATCGAGACCGGGCGGGATGGCGGCTATTCCGTCATCGAAGGGGCCTGTGGGACCGGGAAGACGATGATCGCGCTCACGGCGGGGATCGACCTCGTTCGCGACCCGGACACCGACTACGAACGGGTGCTCGTGCTTACGAGCGTCAAACAGCAACTGCGGCAGTTCGAGGACGACCTCGAGACGATCAACGAGAACCTGCCGGCCGACTGGGACCCGATTTCAGGGCTCACGCTGGTCGGGAAGGCCGATGTCTGTCCGTACAACCGCGAGAGAGCGGCGGGGTTCGACGACGGCAACGTCTACGACCGGTGTGAGACCTTGCGGGACCGCACCCGCGACCTCACCGGCGAGGGCGGCGAGACGACCGCAGGGAACTTGGCGGCCCGCGCCCGAAGCCAACAGATCGGTCTCGCCGACAGCGGGACCCAGTCGAAAAACACGTTCCTCGAGACCGCGGGCGAGCCGACGTCGTACCCGCCGGCGCTCCCCGAGTACGGCGATGGCGGGCCCGTCGGGGCCGAAACCGAGTACTGCCCGTTCTACGCGCAGTACCTCGAGGATCTGCCGGACGACGAGGAGAACGGATCGGCCGCGGAGGCGGTTCCGTACGACTTCACCGACGCCGGGATGGTCACCCCGGAGGAGCTGGTCGCCCGCTCGGTGACACACGGCACCTGTCCCCACTCCGTGATGGGGGCCGCCCTCGGCGAGGTCGAGGTCGTGATCGGCAACTACTACCACGCGTTCGACCCCCGAACCGTCGGCTCATTTACGGGCGCGTTACTCGACGAGTCGACGTACGTCGTCTGCGACGAGGCCCACATGCTGGAACCGCGCGTCCGCGATCTGGTCAGCGAGGGCGTCGCCGACAGCACGCTCCGGGACGCCGAAACCGAACTCTCGCGAGTCATCCAACCGATCAAGTTCGAGCGCGAAGGGAGGCAGGCCGAGGGCGGCTCCAAGACCGCCGACGCGGACCTCGTTCGCGCGGAACTCAACGACAGCGACGTCTCTTACGAGGAACTCAATCGGACACTCGAGTTCGTCCGGGATCTCCGCGAGGAACTCGACCGCCGGGTTACCGCCCATCTCGATCGGAACCACCGGGGCTGGCAGTCGGATCTGAACGATCTTCCCGACGAGGAGATTCCCCTCCGCGATCCGGCCGTGCCGGCCGATGACGAACTCAGCGAGTGGGCGGCGGACGCGGGGTACGGCGACGCCGACTGGGTCCGCGCCGAGTCCGTCGGTGCGGTCGTCGCGCGGATCCTCAACGAGGCCGAGGACGAGGACCGAACCCGTGCCGCACCCGCCGTCGGTCGGGTCCTCGGCGAGTGGTATCGACGGGGCCACACCGATTACTTCCGGGAGATCGAACTCGAGCGAACCTGGGACGATACCGAGCCTGCGGACTCGTGGCGGCGAGCCTACAACGCCCGACTGGCCCTGCACAACTGCGTCCCCAGCGACGCCATCGGCGACCGTCTCGCCATGTTCGGTGGCGGAATTCTAATGAGCGCGACCCTCGAACCGATGGACGCCTTCACCGAGGTAACGGGACTCCAGTACCTCGCGCGCGAGGAAGATCGACCGGTCGTCGAGCGGCGGTACGGACTCCACTTCCCCGCCGAGAACCGCGAGAGCTTCGCGGTCGCCGCACCGAAATACACATACGATAACCGCGGCAGTCCGGGAGAAAACAATCCGACGCGGCGATCCTACGCCGACGCGATCGCGAAGGTCGCGCAGCTCTCCGGCAACGTCCTCGTCGGGATGCCCAGTTACGCCGAGGCCGAGTGGGCCGCCGGCACCCTTGAGGATCGGGTCGAAAAGCCGATCCTGCTCGACGCCGCGAGCGACGACGAGACCACGCAGTCGCTCAAAGACGAGTTCTTCGCGGGCGACGGGAAGGTGCTCGTCACGAGCCTGCGGGGGACGCTGACCGAGGGCGTCGACTACAGCGGTGACCGCCTCGCCGCGGCGGTCGTCTGCGGCGTTCCGATCGTCAACACCTCGAGCCCGCGAACGAAGGCCGTCCGCCGGGCCTACGACGATGAGTTCGGCGACGGCTTCACCTACGCGCTGACGATTCCCGCAGTTCGAAAGGCCAGACAGGCCATCGGCCGCGTCATCCGCAGTCCCGATGACGTCGGCGTTCGCGTCCTGCTCGACGAGCGCTACGCCCGCGATAGCTGGGACTCGGTTCGGCCCTATTTGCCCGATACCGACGAATTCCAGCCCGTCAGCCCCGACATGCTCGATGTCGGCCTCGAGCGATTTCGGTCGCGGCTCGCATCGCAGTAG